The Cheilinus undulatus linkage group 2, ASM1832078v1, whole genome shotgun sequence genome has a window encoding:
- the LOC121518373 gene encoding trace amine-associated receptor 13c-like, which translates to MENLETELCFPQLLNTSCRRTKRQTHSETMFAYFLLSSISLLTICLNLLVIISISHFKKLQTPTCLFLLSLAVADLCVGFLMFFQLMLIEGCWLFGDFVCALYQYLSLIITNVSTGTVMFISYDRYVAICQPLQYSSKLTPKRVQFYIYLYWIFSTIFQSLKNMENLQNPGRHHACVGECLFSGDDISAIADLICTFLLPISVIVVLYMRVFVVVLSQAQAMRSHISITVKLQQSRVQTVRKSEMKAARALGGVVVVFLLCTIPGFCLLLSGKDILFNASHSAFVICLFYFNSCLNPLIYAFFYPWFRKSVKLIVSLKILQPDSCDANIL; encoded by the exons ATGGAGAATCTGGAAACTGAATTATGCTTTCCACAACTGCTCAACACCTCCTGCAGGAGGACAAAACGCCAAACTCACTCTGAGACCATGTTTGCTTATTTCCTGCTGTCCTCCATCTCACTGCTTACTATCTGTCTGAACCTGCTGGTCATCATCTCCATCTCTCACTTCAA GAAGCTCCAAACTCCGACctgcctcttcctcctctctctggctGTAGCAGATTTATGTGTGGGCTTCCTCATGTTCTTCCAGCTCATGCTCATAGAGGGCTGCTGGTTATTTGGTGACTTTGTTTGTGCTCTTTATCAGTATTTATCTTTAATCATCACTAATGTttcaacagggactgtaatgttTATTTCTTATGATCGCTATGTGGCCATTTGCCAGCCTTTACAATACTCCTCAAAACTGACACCAAAGAGAGTTCAGTTCTATATTTATCTCTATTGGATATTCTCTACCATCTTCCAAAGTCTGAAAAATATGGAAAACCTCCAGAACCCAGGCAGGCATCATGCTTGTGTTGGAGAGTGTTTATTTTCTGGTGATGACATCAGTGCCATTGCAGATCTAATTTGCACCTTTCTTCTCCCTATCTCTGTTATTGTTGTTCTGTACATGAGGGTATTTGTGGTGGTTTTATCTCAGGCTCAGGCCATGCGCTCTCATATCAGTATCACTGTGAAACTCCAGCAGTCTAGAGTCCAAACTGTtagaaaaagtgaaatgaaagcAGCCAGGGCTCTTGGTGGTGTTGTAGTCGTCTTCTTGTTGTGTACCATCCCTGGTTTTTGTCTCTTACTCTCAGGTAAAGATATCCTGTTTAATGCTTCACATTCTGCTTTTGttatatgtttgttttattttaactcctgTCTGAACCCTttgatttatgcatttttctaTCCCTGGTTTAGGAAGTCAGTCAAACTCATCGTATCTCTGAAGATACTGCAGCCTGACTCCTGTGATGCCAACATACTGTAA